In a single window of the Campylobacter iguaniorum genome:
- the gltB gene encoding glutamate synthase large subunit: protein MDRLYSFKDNCGFGLLANLKNEPSYQNTSDAITALERMMHRGAIASDGKSGDGCGLLFSLPTDFMRKMAKQNGVDLPEQFAVAMVFLKTDEHIAKFEELCLKNDLKVVLNREVPVDTDALGELALETLPRIVQFFITPNTIIAKKYFESLLYLARREIQRELKEDDDFYICSFSNKVIVYKGLIMPTYIKTFFKDLKDKDFATSFALFHQRFSTNTLPKWRLAQPFRTIAHNGEINSISANRTNLKIQEKCLKSHKYTGDELKSLLPITDSNRSDSASLDNFFEFLIENEVDFFKAVRLTIPAPWQNSPYTDAKIRSFYEYTSPNFSPWDGPAAISFTNGRFIACCLDRNGLRPAKFIITKDDRVLISSEYGVLDIAESEIKERGRLQSGQMIGLDLKYGKIMKNDEINDYIKNTADYTKWLNENMIHLEEFVELPFEKYEDYKLSNLHALQRNFSITNEFKEMILTPMLSGGKEATGSMGDDTSLAAFSDGQRRFSDFFKQKFAQVTNPPIDPLREMVVMSLNITFGEYRNFLSETEAHAKRIKTISPILMQEKFDVLKSFGDEHSPRYQDEFKNATFSTLFSENLKGSLEDLAYDVINAVKNGVHIVLLDDRGVDEKTAAIPMAMAVGRVHQALIEEGLRYKVSIIAVSGEVLDSHSVALMIGYGASAVYPYLLFASGYELLEGKDETSVKVGLKNIHHALNAGLLKTMSKMGIATVGSYKNSALFDILGLSKNITNECFSSSEVLIPGLEYSDIEARVLKAHKNAFNFGEHLIPLNLGGYYKYLDKEEFHDYTPFLINQIHKTSITANMNDFALIRDAIKGRGQRMVRDFLSIKSDREPISLDEVEPVSAILKRFNSAAMSLGSISPEAHETLALAMNKLGAMSNSGEGGEADERLKSPANSQIKQIASGRFGVTPEYLASASEIQIKLAQGAKPGEGGQLPGYKVTGLIATLRYTTPGVTLISPPPHHDIYSIEDLAQLIFDLKQINPRATIAVKLVSSAGVGTIAAGVAKCYADKIVISGGDGGTGAANWTSIKFTGNPWELGLIEAHNALKVNNLRSSVHLQTDGGLKIGEDIIKAALLGAESYAFGTLALVILGCKVLKICHLNRCTEGVATQDPALRDKFVGSVDRVVNYFTLLAEDVRLELAKMGYKSMDEIIGRNDLFEPVESKFDLSELTRVIPGASKHCGKPNEPFDKNEFEKGVLKEVYKTIQNPERKIVIDKQICNQNRSFGTLISGEIAKFYGNKGFESQTIRINLTGIAGQSLGAFLSSGMALYLKGSANDYVGKGMNGGRIVISPEDKDNYFAVAGNTCLYGATGGKLFASGIVGERFCVRNSGATAVVEGVGDHACEYMTGGVVAILGATGINFGAGMTGGIAFVWDERREFIDKLNQELVIALRIDTDEMDEVRHFLKRLLTTYYNETKSVRAKHILDNFRDSIREFWMVKPKDMTKLPLNPADGD from the coding sequence ATGGACAGATTATATTCATTTAAAGACAACTGCGGATTTGGGTTACTCGCAAATTTAAAAAACGAGCCAAGCTACCAAAATACAAGCGATGCCATAACTGCACTAGAGCGTATGATGCACAGAGGCGCTATCGCAAGTGATGGCAAAAGTGGTGATGGCTGTGGGCTTTTGTTTTCATTGCCGACTGACTTTATGCGAAAAATGGCAAAACAAAATGGCGTGGATCTGCCTGAGCAATTCGCTGTGGCTATGGTTTTTCTAAAAACAGACGAGCATATAGCTAAATTTGAAGAGCTGTGCCTTAAAAACGACCTAAAAGTCGTGCTAAATCGTGAGGTTCCAGTCGATACTGACGCTCTTGGCGAGCTTGCGCTTGAAACTTTGCCTAGAATAGTTCAGTTTTTTATCACGCCAAATACCATAATTGCCAAAAAATATTTTGAATCTTTGCTCTATCTTGCTAGACGCGAAATCCAAAGAGAGCTAAAAGAAGACGATGATTTTTATATCTGTTCGTTTTCAAACAAAGTCATAGTCTACAAAGGTCTTATTATGCCAACATATATAAAGACATTTTTCAAAGACCTAAAAGACAAGGATTTTGCGACTAGTTTTGCGCTTTTTCATCAAAGATTTTCTACAAATACCTTGCCAAAATGGCGTCTAGCTCAGCCTTTTAGGACTATAGCTCACAATGGAGAGATAAACTCAATCTCAGCAAACAGGACAAATTTAAAAATCCAAGAAAAATGCCTAAAAAGCCATAAATACACTGGCGATGAGCTAAAATCACTTTTGCCAATCACTGATTCAAACAGAAGCGATAGCGCTAGTTTGGATAACTTTTTTGAGTTTTTGATAGAAAATGAGGTTGATTTTTTCAAAGCAGTTCGCTTGACAATTCCAGCTCCATGGCAAAACAGCCCATACACTGATGCAAAAATTAGATCATTTTATGAATATACAAGCCCAAATTTTTCTCCATGGGACGGGCCTGCTGCTATTTCATTTACAAATGGTAGATTTATCGCATGTTGTTTGGATAGAAACGGTCTAAGACCAGCTAAATTTATCATCACAAAAGATGATAGAGTGCTTATTTCAAGCGAATATGGCGTACTTGATATCGCCGAGAGTGAGATAAAAGAGCGCGGAAGACTCCAAAGCGGTCAAATGATAGGACTTGATCTAAAATACGGCAAAATCATGAAAAATGACGAGATCAATGACTACATCAAAAATACAGCTGATTACACCAAATGGCTAAATGAAAACATGATCCACCTTGAAGAGTTCGTGGAGCTTCCATTTGAGAAATATGAAGATTATAAACTCTCAAATTTGCACGCCTTACAAAGAAACTTTAGCATCACAAATGAGTTTAAAGAGATGATTTTGACCCCAATGCTAAGTGGTGGCAAGGAAGCTACTGGCTCTATGGGCGATGATACAAGTCTGGCAGCATTTAGTGATGGTCAAAGAAGATTTAGCGACTTTTTCAAGCAAAAATTTGCCCAAGTCACAAATCCGCCGATTGATCCACTCCGTGAAATGGTCGTAATGAGTTTGAATATAACTTTTGGCGAATACAGAAACTTCCTAAGCGAAACAGAAGCCCACGCAAAACGTATAAAAACGATCTCTCCGATTCTTATGCAAGAGAAATTTGACGTGTTAAAAAGCTTTGGTGATGAGCATTCGCCAAGATATCAAGATGAGTTCAAAAACGCAACATTTAGCACGCTTTTTAGTGAAAATTTAAAAGGTAGTTTGGAAGACTTGGCTTATGACGTGATAAATGCTGTTAAAAACGGAGTTCATATCGTATTACTTGATGATAGGGGTGTGGATGAAAAAACCGCCGCAATACCAATGGCAATGGCAGTTGGTAGGGTTCATCAAGCTTTAATTGAAGAGGGTCTTAGATACAAGGTCAGTATCATAGCGGTTAGTGGCGAGGTGCTAGACTCTCATAGTGTTGCTTTGATGATAGGATATGGAGCGAGCGCTGTTTATCCCTATTTGCTCTTTGCTAGTGGATATGAACTGCTTGAGGGCAAGGATGAAACTAGTGTCAAAGTGGGGCTAAAAAACATACACCACGCTCTAAATGCTGGACTTCTAAAAACTATGTCAAAAATGGGTATAGCTACAGTTGGAAGCTATAAAAACTCAGCACTTTTTGACATACTTGGACTTAGTAAAAATATCACAAATGAGTGTTTTAGCTCTTCAGAAGTGCTTATCCCTGGACTTGAATACAGCGATATTGAGGCTAGAGTTTTAAAAGCACACAAAAACGCATTTAATTTTGGTGAGCATTTGATACCTTTAAATTTAGGTGGATATTACAAATACCTTGACAAAGAAGAATTCCACGACTATACGCCGTTTTTGATAAACCAAATTCACAAAACAAGCATAACTGCAAATATGAATGACTTTGCTCTCATCCGCGATGCTATCAAGGGTCGTGGGCAAAGAATGGTAAGGGATTTTTTAAGTATCAAAAGCGACCGTGAGCCAATAAGTCTTGATGAAGTCGAGCCAGTAAGCGCTATCTTAAAACGCTTTAACTCAGCTGCTATGAGTCTTGGCTCAATCAGTCCAGAAGCTCATGAGACTTTGGCGCTTGCTATGAATAAACTAGGAGCCATGAGCAACTCTGGAGAGGGTGGGGAAGCTGATGAGCGTCTAAAAAGCCCAGCAAATTCGCAGATAAAACAGATAGCAAGCGGTAGATTTGGTGTGACTCCTGAGTACCTTGCTAGTGCTAGTGAAATTCAAATTAAACTAGCTCAAGGCGCTAAGCCAGGTGAAGGTGGACAGCTTCCAGGATACAAGGTCACAGGACTGATTGCTACACTTCGCTATACTACTCCAGGCGTGACTCTCATCAGCCCACCGCCACATCATGATATTTATAGTATAGAAGATTTAGCTCAGCTTATCTTTGACCTTAAGCAGATAAATCCACGCGCCACAATTGCAGTCAAGCTAGTATCGAGCGCTGGAGTAGGCACAATTGCAGCTGGCGTGGCAAAGTGCTACGCTGATAAAATCGTCATTAGCGGCGGAGATGGTGGCACAGGAGCTGCTAACTGGACAAGTATTAAATTTACAGGAAATCCGTGGGAGCTAGGACTTATCGAAGCTCACAACGCTTTAAAAGTCAATAATCTAAGAAGTAGCGTTCATCTCCAAACTGACGGCGGCTTAAAGATAGGCGAAGACATCATCAAAGCCGCATTGCTTGGTGCTGAAAGTTATGCTTTTGGTACGCTTGCACTTGTGATTTTGGGCTGTAAAGTGCTAAAAATCTGCCACTTAAATCGCTGCACTGAGGGTGTGGCTACTCAAGACCCAGCTTTGAGAGATAAATTTGTAGGAAGCGTGGATAGAGTTGTGAATTATTTCACACTTTTGGCTGAAGATGTCAGACTTGAACTTGCAAAAATGGGTTATAAAAGCATGGATGAAATCATCGGTAGAAACGACCTTTTTGAGCCTGTAGAGAGCAAATTTGACCTAAGCGAGCTAACTAGAGTGATACCAGGAGCTAGTAAACACTGCGGCAAGCCAAATGAGCCATTTGATAAAAACGAGTTTGAAAAAGGCGTGTTAAAAGAGGTTTATAAAACCATACAAAATCCAGAGAGAAAAATAGTCATCGACAAGCAAATTTGCAACCAAAATAGAAGCTTTGGAACGCTAATAAGTGGTGAAATAGCTAAATTTTATGGCAATAAAGGCTTTGAGAGCCAAACAATCAGGATAAATTTAACAGGAATCGCAGGTCAGAGCCTCGGAGCATTTTTATCAAGCGGAATGGCTTTGTATCTAAAAGGCAGCGCAAATGACTATGTAGGCAAGGGTATGAACGGCGGTCGCATCGTCATCAGTCCAGAGGACAAAGACAACTACTTCGCAGTAGCTGGAAATACATGTTTATATGGCGCGACTGGTGGCAAGCTTTTTGCTAGTGGTATTGTGGGCGAGAGATTTTGCGTGAGAAACTCTGGGGCTACAGCAGTTGTTGAGGGCGTAGGAGACCATGCTTGTGAGTATATGACTGGCGGAGTTGTGGCGATTTTGGGTGCGACTGGTATAAACTTTGGCGCGGGAATGACTGGAGGAATTGCTTTTGTTTGGGATGAAAGAAGAGAGTTTATAGATAAGCTAAACCAAGAGCTAGTAATTGCGTTGCGTATCGATACTGATGAGATGGATGAGGTTCGCCATTTCTTAAAACGCCTACTAACTACTTATTATAACGAAACAAAAAGCGTCAGAGCTAAGCACATATTAGACAACTTTAGGGACTCTATAAGAGAGTTTTGGATGGTTAAACCAAAAGATATGACCAAATTACCACTAAATCCAGCAGACGGAGACTAA
- a CDS encoding glutamate synthase subunit beta: protein MQEFLKISRVKTVKRDESERLGDFKEIYSLLGAKNATEQASRCVQCANPFCHFTCPLHNYIPFWLLNTANSNLQTAFNLSNETNPFPEITGRVCPQDRLCEGACTLNSNFGAIAIGNIETYITETGLANGLKPFKDVKFSDKKVAIIGSGPAGLSAATYLLRNGINAEIFEADNRAGGLLAYGIPGFKVEKIVIQRRVDMLKDAGAVFHTNTKIDDRNFHDLMSEFDAVILAFGARSSRSQGIANENAKGIYKALDFLTTVQKELYKEECDAIDLVGKKVVVIGGGDTAMDCLRSALRKGASSATCVYRRDRASMPGSKKEFVNATEEGANFIFNSAIKDIVVNDSGEVLALNLAKTTTKDGKVEVIKGGEVMQNADVVIFALGFDVENLSFLSANGIELDKYGRVATDDCFRTSKIGVYACGDCKRGSDLVVTAASEGKNVAKVIVKDLNNL, encoded by the coding sequence ATGCAAGAATTTTTAAAAATTTCAAGAGTGAAAACTGTAAAAAGAGATGAGAGCGAAAGACTAGGTGATTTTAAAGAAATTTACTCGCTTTTAGGAGCTAAAAACGCCACAGAACAAGCCAGCAGATGCGTCCAATGTGCAAATCCGTTTTGCCATTTTACCTGTCCTTTGCATAATTACATTCCGTTTTGGTTGCTAAATACTGCAAACTCAAATTTGCAAACAGCATTTAATCTCAGCAATGAAACAAACCCATTTCCAGAGATTACTGGTAGAGTTTGTCCGCAAGACAGACTATGCGAAGGGGCTTGCACTTTAAACTCAAATTTCGGTGCTATTGCGATAGGAAATATCGAGACATACATCACAGAAACAGGCCTTGCAAATGGACTAAAACCGTTTAAAGATGTTAAATTTAGTGATAAAAAAGTAGCAATAATCGGCTCAGGTCCAGCAGGGCTGAGTGCAGCGACCTATCTTCTAAGAAATGGCATAAACGCAGAGATTTTCGAAGCTGATAATAGAGCTGGTGGGCTTTTGGCTTATGGAATTCCTGGATTTAAAGTAGAAAAAATAGTAATCCAAAGAAGAGTAGATATGCTAAAAGACGCTGGAGCAGTTTTTCACACAAATACCAAAATAGACGACCGTAATTTTCATGATTTGATGAGTGAATTTGACGCGGTGATTTTGGCTTTTGGGGCGAGATCTAGCAGAAGCCAAGGCATCGCAAACGAAAACGCAAAAGGCATTTATAAAGCGCTTGATTTTTTAACCACAGTCCAAAAAGAGCTATATAAAGAGGAGTGCGACGCTATTGATTTGGTCGGCAAAAAAGTCGTGGTAATAGGTGGTGGTGATACTGCTATGGACTGCCTAAGAAGCGCACTTAGAAAAGGAGCTAGCAGCGCGACTTGCGTTTATAGAAGAGATAGGGCAAGTATGCCAGGAAGCAAAAAAGAGTTTGTCAATGCCACTGAAGAGGGCGCTAACTTTATATTTAATTCAGCCATAAAAGATATAGTCGTCAATGACAGCGGCGAAGTCTTAGCGCTAAATTTAGCCAAAACAACCACAAAAGATGGCAAAGTGGAGGTCATAAAAGGTGGCGAAGTCATGCAAAATGCCGACGTGGTTATCTTCGCTCTTGGCTTTGATGTAGAAAATTTAAGCTTTTTAAGTGCAAATGGAATCGAACTAGATAAATATGGCAGAGTTGCCACTGATGATTGCTTTAGAACTAGCAAAATAGGCGTTTATGCTTGTGGAGATTGCAAAAGAGGAAGTGACCTAGTAGTAACTGCTGCTAGTGAAGGAAAAAACGTAGCAAAAGTCATAGTAAAAGATTTAAATAACCTATAA
- a CDS encoding LOG family protein, producing the protein MEYITIFGSARFDEHSPYYKAAFNLASKLSKAGYGIVTGGSGGIMEAANKGAFLSGGVSVGINVILPFEQKTNPYCTTSKLISNLPDRKKELISMSDIFIIMPGGFGTLDELFEVLTEAQTGVRKHKIIFCCSDFWNPLIDFFKNTLLPNGAINDHSFTTFTVLDDFDEILEYIHN; encoded by the coding sequence TTGGAATATATCACTATTTTTGGATCAGCTAGATTTGATGAGCATAGCCCGTATTACAAAGCAGCTTTTAATCTAGCCTCCAAACTATCAAAGGCAGGATACGGCATAGTCACAGGTGGAAGTGGCGGTATCATGGAAGCTGCAAATAAGGGCGCGTTTTTGAGTGGTGGAGTGAGTGTGGGTATAAATGTAATCTTGCCTTTTGAGCAAAAAACTAACCCATATTGCACCACTTCAAAGCTCATAAGTAATCTTCCAGATAGAAAAAAAGAGCTTATAAGTATGAGCGATATTTTTATCATTATGCCTGGTGGTTTTGGCACGCTTGATGAGCTTTTTGAGGTCTTGACTGAGGCTCAAACTGGCGTTAGAAAGCACAAAATTATATTTTGTTGTAGCGATTTTTGGAATCCATTGATAGACTTTTTTAAAAATACCTTACTGCCAAATGGAGCTATTAATGATCATAGCTTTACTACATTTACCGTTCTTGATGATTTTGATGAAATTTTAGAATATATTCATAATTAG
- a CDS encoding formate dehydrogenase subunit gamma, which yields MNKFLAIMAFISPMFANMANQLEGTNQGMSPIWDDGRLVNIDRYESGFGSLWTYLQGSDFFAYGVAVALFGVIFAFALHYMVVGPKHFDHHSGKVYAFSKYARLVHLLAAVSWVVLVPTGVIMMWGDSFGGGFFVRLMKNLHGLATIVFAISIIPMLLMWGKRMLLSLYDIKWMMIVGGYLSKKKTPIPAGKFNAGQKAWFWVATGGGFLMILTGAAMYFMDFNTPVLSTTFGLTQIEVLRLSAIIHNVLGVVCAVFLLVHIYMAVFAIKGAIHSIITGYKEEEEVYILHHYWYQELVKKGLMQPSKFEASHTNLR from the coding sequence ATGAATAAATTCTTGGCAATTATGGCTTTTATCAGCCCTATGTTTGCAAATATGGCAAACCAGCTTGAGGGTACAAATCAAGGTATGAGCCCTATCTGGGATGATGGACGCCTAGTCAATATAGACAGATATGAGAGTGGCTTTGGCTCGCTTTGGACATATTTGCAAGGTAGCGATTTTTTTGCTTATGGCGTGGCTGTGGCTTTGTTTGGCGTGATATTTGCATTTGCTTTGCATTATATGGTTGTAGGTCCTAAGCATTTTGATCATCATAGTGGCAAGGTTTATGCCTTTTCAAAATACGCTCGTTTAGTGCATTTATTAGCTGCTGTTTCGTGGGTCGTGCTTGTGCCTACTGGCGTGATAATGATGTGGGGCGATAGCTTTGGTGGTGGATTTTTCGTGCGTCTGATGAAAAACCTACACGGACTTGCGACTATTGTATTTGCTATAAGTATTATTCCTATGCTTCTTATGTGGGGCAAAAGAATGCTTCTATCTCTTTATGATATAAAATGGATGATGATAGTCGGCGGATACTTATCAAAGAAAAAGACTCCTATCCCAGCTGGTAAATTTAACGCAGGTCAAAAGGCGTGGTTTTGGGTGGCTACTGGCGGTGGATTTTTGATGATTTTAACTGGAGCTGCGATGTATTTCATGGATTTCAACACTCCAGTGCTTAGCACGACTTTTGGACTAACTCAAATAGAAGTCCTAAGACTAAGCGCAATCATCCACAATGTGCTTGGCGTAGTTTGTGCTGTGTTTTTACTAGTGCATATTTATATGGCTGTTTTTGCGATAAAAGGTGCTATACACTCTATCATAACCGGATACAAAGAAGAAGAAGAGGTCTATATACTTCATCATTACTGGTATCAAGAACTAGTCAAAAAAGGTCTTATGCAACCATCTAAATTTGAAGCAAGCCATACAAATTTAAGATAA
- the mnmA gene encoding tRNA 2-thiouridine(34) synthase MnmA: protein MYNSVKNQGINLKVLVALSGGVDSSMSAKYLVEAGYEVVGCYMKLHAKPGYHEENIRKVKKVGEFLGIQTHVLDLEKEFKTSVYDLFINAYKEGLTPNPCAVCNKNIKFGALWEFAKSLKCDKMATGHYAMIEDGLIKSAFDKSKDQSYFLANVSPEILPFVIFPLGDKLKVDIKADAAKIPQIAELASQKESSEICFVETTYIDELKKHFDTNKPGVVRLKDGKAVGKHDGYMHYTIGKRKGFTVDGAHDPHYVLAIDPAKNEIIVGLKDELESYDFETVNFNNFTSNDEFECFVKIRYRSPKIPCFVSKSGNGAKVSLKQNAGGVASGQLAVFYDEFDRVMASGFIR from the coding sequence ATGTATAATTCGGTAAAAAATCAAGGAATAAATTTGAAAGTATTAGTTGCCCTAAGTGGCGGAGTAGATAGCTCAATGAGTGCAAAGTATCTTGTAGAGGCTGGTTATGAGGTAGTTGGCTGCTATATGAAGCTTCACGCAAAGCCAGGTTATCACGAAGAGAATATAAGAAAAGTTAAAAAGGTAGGCGAGTTTTTAGGCATACAAACGCACGTTTTGGATCTTGAAAAGGAGTTTAAAACTAGCGTTTATGACCTATTTATCAACGCCTATAAAGAGGGTCTTACGCCAAATCCATGCGCAGTTTGCAACAAAAATATTAAATTTGGAGCTTTGTGGGAGTTTGCCAAATCGCTAAAATGTGACAAAATGGCAACAGGACATTACGCCATGATAGAAGACGGCCTTATCAAATCAGCCTTTGATAAAAGCAAAGACCAAAGCTACTTTTTGGCAAATGTCTCACCTGAAATTTTACCTTTTGTCATCTTTCCACTTGGCGATAAACTAAAGGTTGATATCAAAGCAGATGCCGCCAAAATCCCCCAAATAGCCGAACTTGCAAGCCAAAAAGAAAGCAGTGAAATTTGCTTTGTAGAGACGACTTATATAGATGAGTTAAAGAAGCATTTTGACACAAACAAACCTGGCGTTGTCAGGCTAAAAGACGGCAAAGCTGTAGGCAAACATGATGGCTATATGCACTACACGATAGGCAAAAGAAAGGGCTTCACAGTAGATGGCGCCCATGATCCACACTACGTCCTAGCCATAGATCCAGCCAAAAATGAGATAATAGTAGGGCTTAAAGATGAGCTTGAAAGCTATGATTTTGAGACTGTAAATTTTAATAATTTTACCAGTAATGATGAGTTTGAGTGCTTTGTCAAGATCCGCTACAGAAGTCCAAAAATCCCTTGCTTTGTGAGTAAATCTGGCAATGGAGCCAAAGTCAGCCTAAAACAAAATGCTGGTGGCGTGGCTAGCGGTCAGCTCGCTGTGTTTTATGATGAGTTTGATAGAGTAATGGCTAGTGGATTTATTAGATAA
- a CDS encoding type II secretion system protein: protein MKKAFTMIELVFVIVILGIIASIAVPKLIAKKVDADVTTSVSETRKVIDEFVAYYILNGKFTSDMGDENFEIMSPTYKSLINGYDYKNRENKWSDCIWIATYNTSDTNKNARIYIRPKTTENAKANSEFCSAFRQTPMIKEWLTLSNSTEGGIIVGGSKVFSE, encoded by the coding sequence ATGAAAAAAGCATTTACAATGATAGAGCTTGTGTTTGTCATCGTTATCTTAGGTATTATCGCTAGTATCGCAGTGCCAAAGCTAATAGCAAAAAAGGTTGATGCTGATGTCACTACCAGCGTATCTGAGACAAGAAAAGTCATAGATGAGTTTGTAGCTTACTATATCTTAAATGGTAAATTTACAAGCGATATGGGGGATGAAAACTTTGAAATAATGTCTCCAACTTACAAATCGCTTATCAATGGCTACGACTACAAAAATAGAGAAAATAAATGGTCGGATTGTATATGGATAGCGACTTATAATACCAGCGACACAAATAAAAACGCCAGAATCTACATAAGACCAAAAACCACCGAAAATGCTAAAGCTAATAGTGAGTTTTGCTCTGCTTTTAGACAAACTCCTATGATAAAAGAGTGGTTAACGCTGTCAAACAGCACTGAAGGTGGTATCATAGTGGGTGGATCAAAGGTATTTAGCGAGTAA
- a CDS encoding type II secretion system protein, with translation MKKGFTMIELVFVIVILGILASIAVPRLAATGDDAKAVKAAAEIKDVITQLAAKYTIDGEWSTIIGGEKTGAGVAITGLSADNLNDVPTMKAVVGRTKTDGNQWAATCVKITVSNKDGNIKIENGTDTASSYCQAIQNTPAMLDWKKLNEDGGEGIKVGGSGIFK, from the coding sequence ATGAAAAAAGGTTTTACAATGATCGAACTTGTGTTCGTTATCGTTATTTTAGGTATTTTAGCTTCAATTGCTGTCCCAAGACTAGCAGCTACAGGAGATGATGCAAAAGCAGTAAAAGCAGCAGCTGAGATAAAAGATGTTATAACTCAACTAGCAGCAAAATATACTATAGATGGTGAATGGAGTACAATTATTGGCGGTGAAAAAACTGGTGCTGGAGTTGCTATTACTGGATTATCAGCTGATAATTTAAATGATGTACCAACAATGAAAGCAGTCGTAGGTAGAACTAAAACTGATGGTAATCAATGGGCTGCTACTTGTGTTAAAATTACTGTAAGCAATAAAGACGGTAACATAAAAATAGAAAATGGGACTGATACTGCGTCTTCTTACTGTCAAGCTATACAAAATACGCCAGCCATGTTGGACTGGAAAAAATTAAATGAAGATGGTGGTGAAGGCATTAAAGTCGGTGGTTCTGGTATATTCAAATAA